From one Peredibacter starrii genomic stretch:
- a CDS encoding RCC1 domain-containing protein — protein MSEIDQGRRKFIATIGRAGAVGFASSVISPFEKAHAFHAVTGFWRASGNAVGLFSWGTNSAGELGLGMTSARSLPQLVDSAVVWNKVSAGLSFSHAIKTDNTLWAWGKNNAGQLGLGSLSNVSLPTQVGTGADWASISNGGEHTLSIKTDGTLWAWGNNANGRLGIVFRSPVQIGSAYTKIDAGGSHVVALKSNGTLWSWGNNSTGQVGVPGSINYFSPVQVNSDTDWTEITAGLSSTLAIKTNGTLWGWGQNTSCQIGDGTTTNRSTPTQTDLSVNWSKVSCKATHTLALKTDGTLWSWGANTQGQLGIGTASTVQSLPIQVGSDTDWTKITAGTLFSHAIKTNGTLWGCGNNLGYQLGIYYIDSPTRIDNTTVWIDSTSGTYHTLAIKSDGTLWAWGANFNGQLGLSGTTTIRYSPVQVGADTNWAYVKAGSLHSHAIKSDGTMWAWGENGQYQFGNGLTTDTSSPVQIGSATNWLRLGVGGNHCLGIRSDGTLWGWGNNAFGQLGTVGNQSVPVQIGALTNWARVDCGGAFTIAVKTDGTLWSWGANYGGLLGGGTDRSSPMQVGSLTNWSKISCGSSHTVAVKTDGTLWAWGENVSGKLGDGSTTFRNSPVQIGALTNWKEAYAGADHTLAVKTNGTLWAWGDNSLGRLGDGTAVNKSSPVQVGTGTNWSSANAGDGFSSAIKSDGTLWGWGEFYYGKSGKLFYEFFQVDKSTNWSKVSAGTSHAMGVKTNSTLWGWGLNSNGQLGLNDALNKSFPTQIPGTTWSDVSSGANHSLGLKTDGTLWSWGPNPNGELGNLSTIGSSSPIQIGTDTNWSKISAGSNFSMALKTTNTLWIWGANSDGQVGSGFSNPVQVGTLTDWQSVSAGQYYSVGIKTDGTLWSWGYGQNYQLGTGSTVDQSSPIQIGSDTNWNFVSAGNDHTMALKSDGTLWAWGLGSFGRLGNGSTSNITTPTNVGNSWAKIAAGGYHTVGIKTNGTLWTWGYNLNGQLGTGDTTNQSSPVQIGSETNWVSIIAGPSVTFALKSDGTLWAWGSGAMGLMGDGTIASKSSPVQIGQGTNWKSISGYLHAIGIRGP, from the coding sequence ATGTCGGAAATAGATCAGGGACGCAGGAAATTTATTGCAACCATTGGGCGTGCAGGAGCAGTTGGATTTGCTTCTTCAGTTATTTCTCCTTTTGAGAAGGCCCATGCATTTCACGCTGTGACGGGATTTTGGAGGGCCTCTGGAAATGCCGTCGGACTTTTTTCTTGGGGAACAAACTCCGCGGGAGAATTAGGTTTGGGCATGACGAGTGCTCGAAGTTTACCTCAACTTGTTGATTCGGCCGTTGTGTGGAATAAAGTTTCTGCGGGACTGAGTTTTTCTCATGCTATTAAAACAGATAACACGCTCTGGGCATGGGGAAAAAACAATGCGGGCCAGTTAGGTCTTGGTTCATTGTCGAATGTTTCCCTTCCTACACAAGTTGGTACAGGAGCGGATTGGGCGAGCATCTCTAATGGAGGCGAACATACGCTATCGATAAAAACGGATGGAACTTTATGGGCCTGGGGAAATAATGCGAATGGAAGACTTGGAATCGTCTTTCGTAGCCCGGTTCAAATCGGTTCTGCTTATACTAAAATCGATGCCGGAGGTTCTCACGTTGTCGCTTTAAAATCGAATGGCACATTATGGAGTTGGGGAAATAATTCCACAGGCCAAGTTGGTGTCCCAGGATCAATAAATTATTTTTCGCCGGTACAAGTAAACTCAGATACAGATTGGACTGAGATCACAGCCGGGCTTTCATCCACACTTGCGATTAAAACCAATGGGACCCTTTGGGGCTGGGGACAAAACACTTCATGTCAAATCGGTGATGGAACGACAACAAATAGAAGCACACCAACTCAAACTGATTTATCGGTAAACTGGTCGAAGGTCTCATGTAAGGCCACCCATACTCTTGCTCTTAAGACCGATGGCACACTGTGGAGTTGGGGAGCGAATACTCAGGGGCAGTTAGGTATCGGGACAGCCTCTACGGTTCAATCATTACCTATTCAGGTTGGAAGTGATACTGACTGGACTAAAATAACGGCCGGAACTCTTTTTTCCCATGCCATTAAAACGAACGGCACGCTCTGGGGATGTGGCAATAACTTAGGTTATCAACTTGGTATTTATTATATCGATTCGCCGACACGAATAGATAACACAACTGTATGGATCGATAGCACCAGCGGTACTTATCATACTCTTGCAATTAAAAGTGACGGAACCTTATGGGCATGGGGAGCAAATTTTAACGGACAGCTTGGTCTTAGTGGTACAACAACCATTAGATATTCACCAGTACAAGTTGGTGCTGATACAAACTGGGCATATGTGAAGGCCGGAAGTCTTCATTCACACGCAATTAAATCAGATGGGACAATGTGGGCCTGGGGTGAAAATGGGCAATATCAATTTGGAAACGGATTGACCACAGATACCAGTTCGCCGGTTCAAATTGGCTCTGCCACTAATTGGTTAAGGCTTGGGGTAGGAGGTAATCATTGTCTCGGCATTAGATCTGATGGAACCCTCTGGGGCTGGGGAAATAATGCCTTTGGACAACTCGGAACTGTGGGTAATCAGTCTGTTCCAGTTCAAATTGGAGCTCTAACCAATTGGGCGAGAGTAGATTGTGGAGGCGCATTTACCATTGCCGTAAAAACAGATGGAACACTTTGGAGTTGGGGAGCAAACTATGGAGGACTTCTTGGTGGAGGAACTGATCGTAGTAGCCCGATGCAAGTTGGCTCCCTGACGAATTGGTCCAAAATTTCATGTGGCTCAAGCCATACTGTCGCTGTAAAAACAGATGGAACACTTTGGGCCTGGGGAGAAAACGTCAGTGGTAAACTCGGAGATGGTTCAACGACTTTTCGAAATTCGCCGGTTCAAATTGGAGCGCTCACAAATTGGAAAGAAGCTTACGCTGGTGCCGATCACACACTGGCGGTAAAAACAAATGGAACTCTTTGGGCATGGGGAGATAACTCTTTAGGTAGGCTTGGTGATGGAACAGCAGTCAATAAGTCTTCACCTGTTCAAGTGGGCACGGGTACCAATTGGTCTTCAGCAAATGCTGGAGATGGTTTTAGCTCTGCCATAAAATCCGATGGAACTCTTTGGGGATGGGGTGAGTTTTATTACGGGAAAAGTGGAAAACTTTTTTATGAATTCTTCCAAGTTGATAAAAGCACCAACTGGTCAAAAGTTTCGGCCGGAACCAGTCATGCAATGGGAGTCAAAACCAATTCTACATTATGGGGTTGGGGGCTAAATTCCAATGGCCAACTTGGACTAAACGACGCCTTAAATAAATCTTTTCCAACTCAAATTCCGGGGACAACTTGGAGTGATGTTTCCAGCGGAGCAAATCATAGTTTAGGACTCAAAACTGACGGAACTCTTTGGAGTTGGGGGCCCAATCCGAATGGAGAATTGGGAAATTTGTCTACAATTGGAAGTTCCTCTCCGATTCAAATCGGCACAGACACAAACTGGTCAAAGATTTCTGCCGGAAGCAATTTTTCGATGGCCCTTAAAACTACAAATACTCTTTGGATTTGGGGAGCTAATTCAGATGGTCAGGTGGGATCGGGATTTTCAAATCCAGTGCAAGTAGGAACTCTCACTGATTGGCAAAGTGTGTCTGCAGGCCAATATTATTCAGTTGGAATCAAAACTGATGGAACATTGTGGTCCTGGGGATATGGCCAGAATTATCAGTTGGGCACCGGAAGCACAGTCGATCAATCGTCACCCATACAGATTGGTTCTGACACCAATTGGAATTTCGTATCTGCTGGGAACGATCACACCATGGCACTAAAATCAGATGGAACACTTTGGGCATGGGGATTAGGTTCATTTGGAAGACTGGGGAATGGTTCTACGAGTAATATCACCACTCCGACTAACGTCGGAAATAGTTGGGCAAAAATAGCGGCAGGTGGTTACCACACGGTAGGAATTAAAACGAATGGAACATTATGGACCTGGGGTTATAACTTAAACGGACAATTAGGGACTGGAGACACGACAAATCAATCTTCTCCTGTACAAATTGGTTCGGAGACGAATTGGGTCTCAATAATCGCAGGACCTTCAGTAACATTTGCGCTAAAATCAGATGGAACACTTTGGGCATGGGGATCAGGTGCTATGGGGCTCATGGGTGATGGAACGATAGCCTCAAAGAGTTCTCCTGTTCAGATAGGCCAAGGAACAAACTGGAAGTCCATAAGTGGTTATCTGCATGCAATTGGTATTCGGGGTCCGTGA
- a CDS encoding RCC1 domain-containing protein, which produces MEHSRRKFLSSVARAGALGVGTSLINPFENAYAFRAVIGFWRPVARRFKPELYAWGDGGGGALGDGTSVSKSSPVFVASDTKWKNLSAGHGFNLAIKENGTLWSWGQNNAFQLGQGDLVDRTSIAQVGTQSDWVRVAAGSSHSMAIKSDGTLWSWGDNYAGQLGISFRQPTETPTGSDWAKLSLGTYHGLGIKTDGTLWGWGDNNDGRVGVSGAPIVKFRPVQIGTLNTWSQISAGEISTGIMTDNTLWVWGTGLNGSLGLGTTTVADSPTQIGSNTDWAQVQTNFQHTLALKTDGTLWAWGLYNNGRLGIGFGGNKSSPVQVGALTNWAKISVGQNHSHAIKTDGSLWAWGYNGSGELGDGTTTHKSSPVQIGTLTNWLSLAGGAGFTCALKSDGTLWSWGLNNYGQLGDGSTTSKSSPIQVGSLTDWSAVSAGQFHVMAIRGADKTLWGWGRNNLGQLGDGTLNHRSTPAQVGTLTNWSAVHAGSDSTLGVRSGVMWGWGLNTKYELGFAISAPTQVGSGTNWKSVSGGYDHTLGLKNDGTLWAWGSNAEGQLGIGMMSSNAVDNPVQIGSATNWASIAAGGYCSFGIKSDGTLWSWGSNYSGELGQSNYTFLNSPTQVGTLTNWKEVVAGEYFAMAIKTDGTLWGWGANYLGQIGVGTSSNEFTSPVQVGSSIDWYRIEVGQECTLAIKQNGTLWAWGDNTNGVLGDGTTVAKSSPVQIGSGTDWNLLAAYYHSVAN; this is translated from the coding sequence TTGGAACATAGTCGCAGAAAGTTTTTATCCAGCGTTGCCCGTGCTGGTGCACTGGGTGTTGGCACGAGTCTCATTAATCCTTTTGAAAATGCATATGCCTTCCGGGCCGTGATTGGTTTCTGGAGACCCGTTGCACGCCGGTTCAAACCTGAACTCTATGCATGGGGTGATGGGGGAGGTGGTGCCTTAGGCGATGGCACTTCTGTGAGTAAAAGTAGTCCAGTGTTTGTGGCCTCTGATACGAAGTGGAAGAATCTAAGCGCTGGCCATGGATTCAATTTAGCGATTAAAGAGAATGGAACTCTGTGGAGCTGGGGCCAGAATAATGCTTTTCAGCTCGGACAGGGTGATTTAGTTGATAGAACTTCAATCGCTCAAGTTGGAACTCAGAGTGATTGGGTTCGTGTCGCAGCAGGGTCATCTCATAGCATGGCAATCAAGTCCGATGGAACACTCTGGAGTTGGGGGGATAATTACGCCGGCCAACTTGGCATAAGTTTCCGTCAACCCACAGAGACTCCTACAGGTTCTGATTGGGCGAAGTTGTCCCTTGGAACATATCACGGTCTTGGTATTAAAACTGATGGCACTTTGTGGGGCTGGGGTGACAACAATGATGGTAGGGTGGGAGTTAGTGGTGCTCCCATTGTTAAATTTCGGCCAGTACAAATTGGAACCCTCAATACATGGTCACAAATTTCGGCCGGTGAGATTTCGACTGGCATTATGACGGATAATACCTTGTGGGTGTGGGGAACTGGACTTAATGGAAGTCTAGGGCTTGGAACAACGACTGTCGCTGACTCTCCAACGCAAATTGGGTCCAACACGGATTGGGCGCAGGTTCAAACTAATTTTCAACACACGCTGGCGCTTAAAACTGATGGAACCCTGTGGGCCTGGGGATTGTATAACAATGGACGATTAGGTATTGGATTTGGTGGCAATAAAAGTTCACCGGTACAAGTTGGGGCCCTTACGAATTGGGCCAAAATATCAGTGGGGCAGAATCATTCTCACGCCATCAAAACTGATGGATCGCTTTGGGCCTGGGGTTACAATGGAAGTGGTGAATTAGGTGATGGAACAACCACTCACAAAAGTTCTCCCGTTCAAATTGGAACGTTAACGAATTGGTTGAGTCTTGCTGGCGGGGCCGGCTTTACCTGTGCCCTAAAATCGGATGGTACTTTGTGGAGCTGGGGTTTAAATAACTATGGTCAGCTTGGTGACGGTAGTACCACCAGTAAGAGTTCACCAATCCAGGTCGGCAGTTTGACTGATTGGTCTGCAGTGTCTGCGGGCCAGTTTCATGTCATGGCCATACGGGGTGCAGACAAAACGCTTTGGGGTTGGGGACGTAATAATCTGGGACAATTGGGGGACGGAACCCTTAATCATCGGTCAACTCCTGCTCAAGTGGGAACTCTCACTAACTGGAGCGCAGTTCATGCCGGGTCTGATTCTACTTTAGGAGTGAGATCCGGAGTCATGTGGGGATGGGGACTTAATACAAAATATGAATTAGGCTTTGCTATTTCAGCACCGACCCAAGTGGGAAGTGGTACGAATTGGAAGTCAGTATCAGGTGGATACGATCACACTTTAGGACTTAAAAACGATGGAACCCTTTGGGCGTGGGGTTCAAATGCTGAAGGTCAGCTTGGGATCGGAATGATGTCCAGTAATGCCGTAGATAATCCAGTGCAAATTGGGTCGGCCACTAACTGGGCGAGCATTGCGGCCGGTGGCTATTGCAGTTTCGGAATCAAGAGTGATGGAACCCTCTGGAGCTGGGGAAGTAATTACTCTGGTGAGCTTGGCCAATCAAATTATACATTTCTAAATTCGCCTACTCAGGTCGGTACTCTTACAAATTGGAAAGAGGTTGTGGCAGGGGAATACTTTGCGATGGCCATTAAAACTGACGGAACTCTCTGGGGCTGGGGAGCTAATTATCTTGGTCAGATAGGGGTAGGTACTAGTTCGAATGAATTTACTTCACCGGTTCAGGTTGGTTCTAGCATTGATTGGTACAGAATCGAGGTCGGGCAAGAGTGTACTTTAGCAATTAAACAAAATGGAACCCTTTGGGCCTGGGGAGACAATACCAACGGAGTTTTAGGAGATGGGACTACCGTAGCGAAGAGTTCCCCGGTGCAGATTGGTTCTGGCACAGATTGGAACCTGCTTGCGGCCTATTATCATTCGGTGGCAAATTAG
- a CDS encoding tail fiber domain-containing protein, whose translation MMALLAVGLTTAEIVIASDSLSYSGRLVNANGSPVVGPVDLKFELAYSGNTSAILCSQDLAGVSLTNGVFHAKLEMVCGTSLNEVLASVPTGQEAVIRITNTTPTPDKVYSFQALYSVPSAQVAHGLSKLNANNNEVLTWTGSRWEPKPITGATGGTVTSVAAGTGLLGGTITNTGTLSVDVGTGAGKIPQLDGSGKLATSVETDPSVQSFAKSALPTCGMGQVLKSNGTAFSCVMDVDTDTTLVADGSTLFTSGLTIGVKAQGLLDTHLSGISSSCGVNQILMTNGLGSFACADKQWGESLGNLFFSTGSVTIGGTAPASSAILDLQSTTKGFLPPRMTTAQRNGLAATVGLMVYDTTENALFIFDGTQWIFASDSKGGYFRATRSTNQSAANGGTSTTILPNVESIDTENAFDPATGMYTVPRSGFYHFSAIVYWDSINTYGGLTIKANTGAIIGSAFHQLSTGSQLYLNASGSSYLNAGDKVYAYVWQWNSGAANVTYSSLAGFRVGSGGASGGGGGGALTADSVSSGHVVDDSLTVDDVNFASSEGIQFPQLGANPGSGIPGQLYYNSSTNALMFYNGTSWQALGASGVVSANTVDSSKIVDGTVTGSDIASSTITYSNLNLSDGVIPEAKVAGLTAALAGKEPTISAGTTAQYWRGDKSWQTLNTTVVPEGSNLYFLDSRVRNALLSGYGVGSALPLAATDTLIEALGKLEGQIIANDAAFDNSGVWSKNVLDVYYNAGKVGIGTSSPLQTLDVRGAISASGRVYDETGVSFELGIAGKPTSINDGELSISSTGNVGVGTTSPLTPVHVSKDWNGQSSTNVLSAFDSFDDQSRMVLRRANGDPGSESQILTGENLGGIQFRGWTSGGAYTSNSTASITAVAAENYTASAFGTNLQFTTVANGTSTPVARLTISSEGNVGIGTNSPEERLHVVGDIKSESTESYNVIESRTSSETNYSPHFILRRSRGTSSAPTYVQSGDTMGLLTFRNHTGAQGATVYSYATENHTASASGANLMFSTIPNGTNTNTPRMTIDQGGNVGIGITAPTAKFQVVKEAAASAGEVMARFSVSDASGYMAINNNTGADGTISPVMYGLTNSTIGSVGMIGDVSGVDSGTAPAINLQARAGAALTSNRAILSVSNYTTEYVRVDRVGNMGIGDSSPTYKLDVAGDINSTTRLRIAGTQVCTSAGCTASSDRRLKENIRPLDNALDKILMLQGVEYDYKDKAKFGDKHQVGVIAQEVEKIYPEVVITDPKTGMKSVAYDHLVAPLIEAVKGINRSIDSKADREEIEVIKAENQKLKQENAEIKARLERIEKLLIQKAK comes from the coding sequence ATGATGGCTTTGTTAGCAGTTGGTCTGACTACTGCTGAGATTGTTATTGCTAGCGATTCATTAAGCTATTCCGGCCGTCTGGTTAACGCAAATGGCTCACCGGTGGTGGGGCCAGTTGATTTAAAATTTGAACTCGCTTATTCGGGTAACACGAGTGCCATTCTTTGTTCGCAAGATCTTGCTGGAGTTTCGCTTACCAATGGTGTGTTTCACGCCAAGCTTGAAATGGTATGTGGAACTTCGCTAAATGAAGTTTTAGCGAGTGTACCGACGGGGCAAGAGGCGGTGATTCGCATTACGAACACGACTCCAACGCCGGATAAGGTCTATTCGTTTCAGGCCCTCTATTCAGTGCCAAGTGCGCAAGTGGCCCACGGGCTTTCTAAATTGAATGCCAACAATAATGAAGTCCTCACCTGGACAGGTTCAAGATGGGAACCAAAACCCATCACTGGTGCCACTGGTGGAACGGTAACATCCGTAGCCGCAGGCACAGGACTTCTGGGTGGCACGATTACCAACACCGGGACCTTGTCAGTTGATGTAGGAACAGGTGCAGGTAAGATTCCGCAGCTTGATGGCTCCGGAAAACTAGCCACATCGGTTGAGACGGACCCGTCTGTTCAAAGTTTTGCTAAGAGTGCATTGCCCACTTGTGGCATGGGGCAAGTGTTAAAATCCAATGGCACAGCGTTTAGTTGTGTGATGGATGTAGATACCGACACTACACTTGTGGCCGATGGATCTACATTATTCACGTCAGGTTTAACTATTGGAGTGAAAGCCCAGGGATTACTGGATACACACTTAAGTGGCATTAGTTCAAGTTGTGGTGTGAATCAGATTCTCATGACCAATGGCCTAGGTTCTTTTGCCTGTGCGGATAAGCAGTGGGGAGAGAGTTTAGGAAATTTATTTTTCTCAACCGGTTCAGTCACCATTGGTGGCACAGCGCCAGCGAGTTCAGCGATTCTTGATCTTCAATCGACTACCAAAGGTTTTCTACCTCCGCGAATGACCACAGCTCAGAGAAATGGTTTGGCCGCAACTGTAGGTCTTATGGTCTACGATACAACAGAGAATGCACTTTTTATATTCGATGGAACCCAATGGATATTTGCAAGTGATTCAAAAGGTGGATATTTTCGTGCCACCCGGTCGACCAATCAATCAGCGGCCAATGGTGGTACTTCTACGACCATCCTTCCGAATGTTGAAAGCATTGATACTGAGAATGCATTTGATCCTGCGACTGGAATGTATACAGTTCCTCGTTCTGGATTTTATCATTTCTCAGCAATTGTATATTGGGATTCAATCAACACTTATGGTGGACTTACGATCAAGGCAAATACAGGGGCCATTATCGGAAGTGCGTTCCATCAGCTCTCGACCGGAAGTCAACTCTACCTAAATGCTTCGGGATCATCATATTTGAATGCTGGAGATAAGGTTTATGCTTACGTCTGGCAATGGAACTCAGGGGCAGCGAATGTCACATATTCTTCATTGGCGGGTTTTAGAGTTGGCAGTGGAGGAGCAAGTGGAGGCGGAGGTGGCGGGGCCCTGACCGCTGATTCGGTCAGCTCTGGTCACGTCGTAGATGATTCTCTGACTGTAGATGATGTGAATTTTGCTAGCTCAGAAGGTATTCAATTCCCGCAACTGGGCGCAAATCCTGGTTCAGGAATCCCAGGACAGCTTTATTATAACTCCTCGACCAATGCTCTGATGTTTTATAACGGCACCTCCTGGCAAGCACTTGGCGCCTCGGGTGTGGTCTCAGCAAACACGGTGGATTCAAGTAAGATCGTTGATGGTACAGTCACGGGTTCTGATATCGCGAGTTCAACCATCACATACTCAAATCTAAATTTAAGTGACGGAGTAATTCCTGAAGCAAAAGTGGCGGGGCTTACTGCCGCTTTGGCAGGTAAAGAACCAACAATCTCGGCCGGGACTACGGCCCAATACTGGCGGGGAGATAAATCCTGGCAAACGCTTAATACAACGGTCGTGCCAGAAGGAAGCAATCTTTATTTCTTAGACTCTCGAGTAAGAAATGCTCTGTTAAGTGGATATGGAGTGGGAAGTGCACTTCCGCTGGCAGCAACGGACACTTTGATTGAAGCCCTTGGTAAATTAGAAGGGCAGATTATTGCCAATGATGCAGCTTTTGATAATTCAGGAGTGTGGAGTAAAAACGTTTTGGATGTTTATTACAACGCCGGGAAAGTAGGGATTGGAACTTCCAGTCCGCTTCAGACCCTGGATGTGCGAGGAGCTATCTCTGCTTCGGGAAGAGTTTATGATGAAACCGGAGTTTCATTTGAATTAGGAATTGCCGGTAAACCGACGAGCATCAATGACGGAGAGCTCTCCATCAGTTCAACAGGTAATGTTGGTGTTGGAACGACCTCTCCTCTTACTCCAGTTCATGTTTCTAAAGATTGGAATGGCCAGTCTTCAACAAATGTTCTTTCCGCTTTCGATTCTTTTGATGATCAGTCCAGAATGGTATTAAGGCGTGCAAACGGAGATCCTGGTAGCGAAAGTCAAATCCTTACTGGCGAAAATCTTGGCGGGATTCAGTTTAGAGGTTGGACATCTGGCGGTGCCTATACTTCCAATTCAACTGCTTCAATTACCGCCGTGGCTGCTGAGAATTACACTGCCAGTGCTTTTGGAACGAATCTACAATTCACCACAGTTGCGAATGGCACTAGCACACCAGTTGCCCGATTAACAATCAGCTCAGAAGGAAATGTTGGTATTGGAACAAACAGTCCTGAAGAAAGATTACATGTGGTAGGAGATATAAAATCTGAGTCAACTGAATCTTATAATGTTATCGAATCTAGAACTTCATCAGAAACAAACTATTCGCCTCATTTCATTCTTCGTAGAAGCCGTGGAACATCCTCTGCCCCAACTTATGTTCAGAGCGGGGACACAATGGGATTATTAACTTTTCGGAACCATACCGGGGCACAGGGTGCGACTGTGTATTCTTATGCGACAGAAAATCATACGGCTTCTGCCTCGGGTGCAAATCTGATGTTTTCGACTATCCCAAATGGAACGAACACCAATACTCCGAGAATGACCATTGATCAGGGTGGGAATGTGGGGATTGGGATAACTGCTCCGACTGCAAAATTTCAAGTGGTGAAAGAGGCAGCAGCCAGTGCAGGCGAAGTCATGGCCCGCTTTAGTGTCTCGGATGCATCCGGATACATGGCAATCAATAATAATACTGGAGCTGATGGAACTATCAGTCCTGTGATGTACGGACTTACCAATAGTACCATTGGATCTGTGGGAATGATTGGAGACGTTTCAGGAGTTGATTCCGGAACGGCTCCTGCCATAAATCTGCAGGCCCGCGCTGGTGCCGCGTTGACTAGTAACCGCGCAATTCTTTCCGTTTCAAATTACACTACTGAGTACGTCCGTGTTGATCGAGTTGGTAATATGGGAATTGGCGATTCCTCGCCGACATATAAACTGGATGTAGCGGGTGATATCAATTCGACCACTCGCCTTCGTATTGCCGGAACTCAAGTTTGTACCAGTGCTGGTTGTACTGCTTCATCAGATAGACGTCTAAAAGAGAATATCCGTCCATTAGACAATGCTCTTGATAAGATTCTGATGCTTCAAGGGGTGGAGTATGATTACAAGGATAAAGCAAAATTCGGAGATAAACACCAGGTGGGTGTGATTGCTCAAGAAGTAGAGAAAATTTATCCGGAAGTTGTGATTACTGATCCCAAGACAGGAATGAAGTCAGTTGCCTATGATCATTTGGTGGCACCACTCATTGAGGCGGTGAAAGGAATTAATCGCAGTATTGATTCCAAGGCCGATCGTGAGGAAATAGAAGTGATCAAGGCTGAAAACCAAAAGCTCAAGCAAGAAAATGCAGAAATTAAGGCCCGTCTTGAGCGAATCGAAAAGCTACTGATACAAAAAGCGAAGTAG